GAGATTTCGCGCGATGTGGAAGTACTTCCGGCGCTGGTCGTCGGTTCGACTCTCGACGAGTCCCGCGTCTTCGAGTTTCCGGAGGTGGTCGATGACTGCCTTCGGGCTGACGCCGAGGTACTCACTAATCTCGGTGACGTAGCACGGCTTGCGTGCGAGCAATCGCAGGATGCGCCGGCGATTTTCGTTTCCGAGTAAGTCGAGTAAGGCAGCCGAATCCATTAGCTTCCCTTTAGCAGTCTGTGGGCAAAAGGATACCTCACTGGAAACGAGCGTCAATTGACGAGTTTACGTTGTAACCCGTCTCTTATCCATCCAGTATGAAACCACGGTACACGCCGTGTCACCCTACTGAGAAACGACGTGGCGTGTACCGAGAAGTGGCTCCGGCCCCCCATCGCAAAGTGGATACCCCACGCTCGACAACCTGTCGAGTCGCGTACCTGTGACCTGGTACGCAATACATAGAGACGGGCTGTCAGGGTAAGACTTTGTTTCACCCGATTACGGATTTTACGTAATGTCGTGACAGCTGTAGCGTTGGGACTCGCCTCTCAAAATCGCTAAAATGGGGGAGGGGGGAGGGAGTTGCTCAGATATCGGTACGGCGGCTGGGGGTTGGGCCTCCCAGCCACGTACCACCTTGGTATTCTCTTCGGGGGGTAAAGAACATTGTGTGATTTTCTGGGTGAATCCCTCCAATCAAAACATCTCGTGTTGATTTTCGCGGTAACTCGAACCCATCTGAAAACCGGACAAAATCACCCTCCTCTTATTGCAGTCGGTCCTGTATGTTATATAGAAGCCTGGCCGTGTGGTCAGGCAATGGTCGGGCCCATGACCGAAAGCACGAATCCAAATACAGCCGTCGACCTGTTACAACAACTCGGACTGAAAGAGTACGAAGCTCGCTGTTTCGTTGCCCTCACACAGTTACCGACTGGCACCGCGAAAGAAATCAGTGAACTCGCTGATATTCCTCGCACGCGCGTCTACGACGCCATCAGAGTCTTAGAGGCAGAGGGACTGGTCAGCGTTCAACACGGCAGTCCGCGACAGTTTCGTGCCGTCTCTGTTTCCGAAGCAGCGGAGACGCTTAGATTGCAGTATCTCGACCGAATCGAATCGCTCGAACGGACGCTCAACAATCTCAGCAAGCCGGAAGCCAATTCTGATACCGAATCTGCGGAGGTGTGGACGCTCAACAGTCGGCATGCCATCGAATCTCGGACGCTCGAACTCATCGACGAAGCAGAATCCGAAATCGTCCTCGTCCTCGCGGACGATGCGATGCTCTCTGACCCACTTTTCGAGCGCCTCAAATCGGCAAAAGACCGCGGCCTCGACGTCATCGTCGGCGGCTTTTCTCCGTCGGTTATCTCGAGGCTCTCCGACGAATTGACGATGATTAGCGTGTTCGAGTCGGAGCTCGACTGGCTTACGGGACAGCACGTAGCCGGTGAGGCGGCGGTCGGTCGCCTCCTTCTCACCGACAAATCGAACCTCTTCGTCAGCTCCATTCAGGGAGACATGAGTCAAACTGGGAACACGACCGAGGAACACGCTGTGTTCGCGAGCGGACTCACCAACGGACTGGTCGTAATCGCGCGCCGACTCATCTCGACGGGACGAAACTCGCTGGACTAGTCGCACATCGTATCCATCTGTCACACCGTCGTTTCTTGCGACTCCCCACGTCGTCACCGGGCCGTGGCGTCGTATCGGTCGAACGCTCGCGAGGCAAGCCAGACCGTTCCGACCGAGAGCAGGACGGTCACGAGGGGCAGGACGATGCCAGGCTCGTAGCGAAGCGGCGGGTAGAGTCCGAGCCCGTAGTCGATGTAATCGTTGACGAGGAGTGCGCCGAGCGCGGCCAGAAGCGCCCCGCGAGTCGTCTTTCCGTAGTGGGGGATGAGGTAGGCTTCGCCGACGAAACCGAGGTGGGTGAGGATGATGCCGAAGTAGGCCCACACTTCCGGGAAGTACAGCGAGAAGCCAAGATTTAGCGCGATGGCCGTCCAGATGCCGTACTTGACGAGCCAGACGAACGCGAAGGTGTGGAGGTAGGCGAGCGCGAGATTCTGTGGTGCGTCGTCGAGTCGCCGCCCGAGGTTCGGGACGAGCACCACGAGCGAGAGCGTCGCGAGGAACACGGCGGTCGGCGAGTCGGTGTAAAACGGCCAGAGGAACGTCGAGACGCCGGGCATCGTTTCGACGTAGAACCGGATGCCGACGAGGATGGCCACCGCGTTGGCGAAGACGAGCCACGTCAGGCTGGGAGCGTTTTCGAGATAGTAGCGGGCGTAGCGCTCCGGAATCATAGTCTGGCCTCCGGGCCGCGGAATGAAAGGCGTGTCGTGTGCCGTGTTTGCACGTCGACATAAATCTGCTGGCAAACGCTTATCACCAAAATTGTGCTATGTTACCATGTACCAAATGTTCGAGCGATTCTCAAGTGGCTACTACGTCGGCCAGTTGTACGTCGAACCGTACGACGGTGACGTGGCGCTGATGCACCAGTCCCAACACGAGCGAGTGAACGAACAGGTCTACGCGACGGCGGGAGTCGCCCGCGCGGACTACCCGCTCGTGATGAAACTCGGTCATTGCCACTTCTCGGTCCACGCCGACGCGGGCGTGCCGGAGTACTCGCTGTTCGTCCCCGAGTCGCTCAATCGGGCGGTGGGACTCGAAAATCCACCCGAACGCCGGGAGGTCTGGCTTGCCCGGGCCAATCGCGCCCAGCAGTTGCTCCGCATCGCGGGCGCAGTCGCCTGATTTTAAGAGGCTCCCCCGCTTTGTTCGACCGATGTTCGACGACCTGCTCGGCCGCACGGAACTCAAATCACGCATCGAGGAACTCGAAGAGGAAAAACGCCACCTCGAACGCCAACTCGAGGCCGAGCAGGACCGCCGCGCCGACGCTGTGAGCGCCCGCCAGACCGCAGAAGAGCGGGTCAACCGCCTCGAAGACCGTATCGCGAGCCTCGAAGGCCGCCTCGACCAACCCGACGAAGAGCGATCGCTCGCCGTCCGCCGCGAGGAGCGACTTCGCGGCGACCGCCTCGAGGAGGTGCTCTCACGGCTCGAATCCGTGCGGACAGGTCCCGAAGGGGCGCTTTCTGCGGTCGTCACGGAATCGGTTCCCGAAGACGTATCCGACCTGCTCGACGACCGGGCGGCGCTGGTCTCGCAAGCCGTACCCTGTGTCTTCTTCGGCGACGACGCGGGTCTCGTGAGCGTCGTCCTCGAACCGCCGCTGGTCCCCGACGAACGGACGACGTGGGACGACCACTTCGCGTTCGACCGGGCGTGGTTCGAACCGACCGGGACGTTCGCCTTCGCGCTCGTCCGCTCCGACCTGTTCGCCCTCGGGGAGTACGACGGCCGCGAGCGCGTCTCCCTCACCGGGTTCGAAACCGACGTGAAGAGCAACCACTCGAAAGGTGGCTTCTCGCAGGGCCGATTCGAGCGCATCCGCGAGGGACAAATCGCAGACCACGTCCAACGCTGTCTCGACGCGGTCGAGCGAATCGACGCAGACCGCCTCATCGTCGTCGGCGAGCGCACCGTCCTCGGGAAATTCAAAGAGCACGCCGACGCGACCCGGACGGTGGACGCGACGGGCGACCCCGAAACCGCACTGGACGATGCGTTTCGGGACTTCTTCACGACGCGCCTGTCAACCATCTGAGTCTCCGCCTCCGCGAGAATTAAGGGACCCCTCACCAGACGTGTGGGTATGGATATCGCGCTACTCGCACACGAAAAGTTTCCTGACGACGCGAAGACCGCACTGGGCATCCTTCGCTACTCCGACGACAACGTGGTCGCCGTCTTAGACCGGGATAGCCCGGGCACCCGCGTCCACGACACCACTCCCGACGTACAGGACGCACCCGTCGTCGCGAGCATCGACGACGTGGAGGCCGACTACGACGCTCTCGTCATCGGCATCGCCCCAATCGGCGGCGGGTTCGACGACTCGTGGCGCGACGACGTTCGCACGGCACTCAAAGCGGGCAAAGACGTGATTTCTGGGCTCCACTACTTCCTCGAAGAGGACGAGGAGTTCGCTCGACTCGCGGAGGAAAACGGCGCAGAACTCTGGGACGTGCGCAAACCTCACGACGGCCTTTCGGTCGCCAAGGGCATCGCGGACTCCGTGGATGCCGAAGTCATCCTCACGGTCGGCACGGACTGCTCGGTGGGCAAGATGACCGTCTCGCTCGAACTCGCTCGTCGCGCACAGGAACGGGGCATCGACGCCGAGTTCATTCCGACCGGGCAGACCGGCATCATGATCGAAGGCTGGGGCAACCCAATCGACCGGGTCATCTCTGATTTCACCGCGGGCGCGGTTGAGGAGATGATTTTAGAGAAGGGCAATGACCACGACTACCTGTTCGTCGAAGGGCAGGGCACCATCATCCACCCCGCCTACTCCGCGGTCACCTGTGGCATCCTCCACGGGTCGATGGCGGACAAACTCATCCTCTGTCACGCCTCCGGGCGCGAGGCAATCCACGGCTACGAGTCGTTCGCCCTCCCTGACTTCCAGACGTACAAGAATCTCTACGAAGACCTCGCTCGGCCCGTCCACCAGACCGAAGTCGTCGCCGGGGCACTCAACACGCGCTCCATCAAAGACGACGAGGAGGCGGCGTCGGCGGTCGAGGCCTACGCAGACGCCATCGACGCGCCGGCACAGGACCCGGTCCGATTCGACCCAGACACCATCCTGGACGAAGTGCTATGAGCCTCGACGCCTCCTTCGAACGCGTCGCGCTGCCGCTCGAAAACCCGTTCACCATCGCCCGCGGGACCCAGGAGGTCGCGGAGAACGTCATCGTCCGTATCGAGGACGACGAGGGCACCGTCGGCGTCGGCGGGGCCGCCCCGTCGGAGCACTACGGTGAGACGGCCGCGACGGTCGAAGCCGTCATGCCGGACCTGCTCGCGGTGGTCGAAGAAGTCGGCGACCCACACGCCCTCGACGAAATCGAGCGGAAGATGCAGGCGCGAGTGAACCGCAACCCGGCGGCCCGCGTCGCCGTGAGCATCGCGCTCCACGACCTCGTGGCAAAACGTGTGGACCTCCCGCTCTATCGCTACTGGGGACTCGACGCAGACCAGGCCCCGGACACGTCGTTCACTATCGGTATCGACACGAAGGAGACGATGTACGAAAAGACGCGCGACGCCGTCGAAGCCGGGTACGAAATCCTCAAAATCAAGGTCGGCACCGACCGCGACGAGGAGATAATCGAGACGGTTCGCGAGGCAGCCCCTGACGCGACGATTCGCGTGGACGCGAACGAGGGCTGGACGCCACGGAAAGCAGTGGAAATGTGCCACCTCCTCGCCGAGTACGACGTCGAGTTCGTCGAACAACCGGTCCCCGCGGAAGACCCCGAGGGCCTAAAGTTCGTCTACGAACGCTCGCCGCTGCCCATCGCCGCCGACGAGTCGTGTATCACGCTCGCGGACATCCCACAAATCGCAGACCGCGTGGACATCGCGAACCTGAAGCTGATGAAGTGTGGCAGCCTCCGCGAGGCACTGCGGATGATTCACACCGCGCGGGCCCACGGCCTCGAAGTCATGCTTGGGTGTATGATCGAATCGAACGCCTCCATCGCGGCGGCGGCGCACCTCGCTCCGTTGCTCGACTATGTTGACATAGACGGGTCGCTGCTGCTCGCCGAGGACGAATATGACGGCATTCCGATGCCAGCAGGCGTCCTCGAATTCGACCCCGCCCTGCCCGGAACCGGCGCTCGTCGGTCGTAACCCCTCGCGTTCATCTTACGTTGGTTACAATTCCCGCAAGTCATTCCACGACGCTGTCATCACTCCTGTAACTTGTTGATAATGTCATGTCCTGTGAGTAACACTGGTTATAGTTTGCTTATAGGCCGCCTTCCTGAACATTTCAGGCAATGTGAGAAATGTGTGCGTTTTTATATATGCGTCCCGAATGAGCGGGTATGCACGTCTTCATGGCTGGGGCAACCGGTGTTCTCGGTCGGAGACTGGTTGCCGAACTCGCCCGGGAGGGCCACGAGGTGTACGGCCTGAGCCGTTCTCCTCGAGGTGACGAACTGGTCCGCGCTGCGGGCGGAGAGCCATGCCGCGGCGACGTTCTCGACTACGAGTCGCTGTGTATGGCCGCCGCAGGGGCGGACGTCATCGTGAACGCCGCGACGGCCGCGCCGAAAACGCGTGACCCGACCTCGGAAGACTGGGCCAGAAACGACGAGGTACGACGCCAGGGCACGCAAAATTTGACCGCCCTCGCGAGTCGGGTCGGCGCAGACCAGTACGTCCACCAGAGCATCGTCTGGGTGGCGAGACGCGAAGACGGCGGGCCGTTTTCCGAGGAGGACGACTGGAATCCCACACCGCACACGCAGGCGGAAGCGGACGCAGAACGTCTCGCGATCGACGCTCGCATGGCGTTTGGCTACGACGTGACGATTCTTCGCTGTGGATGGCTGTACGCCCCGGAAGCGACCCACACGCAACTCATCGCGCAGGGTTTGCTCGCCGGTGAGATGCCCATCATCGGTAGCGGGCTGTTCGGACGCGGGGACGCCCACCTGTCGTGTCTGCACGCGGAGGACGCTGCCCGCGCGTTCACGACCGTCATCGACCGCCGAACCGACGGCCTCTGGCACGTCGTCGACGACGAAGCCGTTACCACCGCGAACTACCTGATGGAGTTCGCCCGCCTGCTCGGCGCGTCGAAGCCACGGCGGGTGCCGGCGTGGCTGGCGAAATACACCACCGGCACGGATGCAGCACGCTTTTTCAGCCACTCGATGCAGACCACGAACGAACCATTTTGCGAGGAAACCGGCTGGCGGCCCCACTACGGTTCCTACCGCGACGGGCTCTCGCAGGTCGTCCGCGACTGGGAGCAAGACGGGACGCTCAACGAGCGCCACGGAAGCGCCGAGTGGGCGGGCGAGAAAGCGGAGAGCGTCCTCTGGCGGACCGCCTGAATCGCCCGCCTACGCGCCGGTAAAGTGCGGATGACCGCTGACGTGCGCCGGGAGATAGCGAGGCCGCCGGGGACGCTCGCCGATTTCGTCGTCGACCAGTTCGTGAAGCTCGTCGAACGACAGTGACACCTCGTCGCTCGACTCCCGGCGGTTGACCTTGAACGCGCCAGCTTCGAGTTCGCGGTCACCGACGACGACGTAGTAGGGGACCCAGTCGCGTTCTGCCTTCGCGATGCGCTTTCCGACCGTCTCGGAACGCTCGTCTACGTCCGCCCGAATCTTCGCTTCGGCGAGTCGCGCGACCAGGTCGTCGCAGTAGTCCACGTGGTCATCGCTCACCGGGATGAACCGAACCTGGGTCGGCGAAAGCCACGTCGGCAGACGCGGTACGTCCTGGGTCGCCGCGTGTTCGAGCAGTGCAGCCATCACCCGTTCGATGCTGCCACTCGGCGAGTAATGCAGGATGTTCGGGTGGTGGGTCTGTTGGCCGTCGCTGTACTCGATGCCGAACCGCGCTGCGCTCTCGACGTCAATTTGCACCGTCGGGTTCTCGATGGGGCGGCCGAGGCCGTCGATGACGGCGAAGTCGATTTTCGCAGACCAGTAGTGGTGACGCTCGGGGAGCAGTTCGAGAAGGACGGGTTTTCCCAGATCAGCGACGACCGATTCGACCCACTCGCGGTTTTCGTCGTAGAACTCGCGGGTCATGCGGAACGCGCCCTCGTAGGAAACGCCCAAATCGCCGCCCGTCGCGTAGCCAAGTTTCGCCTGCTTTTCGAACTCGACTTTCGCCTGTTCGATGTCCTTCGTCGCGGTGTGCATGTCGGGCATGGTGAACGCCCGCTGGCGTTTGAGGCCCATCACCTCGCCGCGCTGTTCGCGCCGGAAGGAGTAGGTGCTCAGCTCGTAGATTCGCAGGGGGAGGTCGTTCGCCGAGATGTGCATGTCGCGCATGATGGAGAACTGGCCGAAGCAGGCGGCGAATCTGAGCATCATACGCCGGTCGCCGGACTCGAAGCGGTACTGTCGCTCGCCGAACTTCTCTGCGTGCTCGCTAATCGAGCGTGCGCCCAAATCGTACATGATGGGCGTCTCGACGGGCATCCCGCCGTAGTCGATGACGAGGTCGGAAACGTACTGCATGAGCGAGTCACGGACGAGTTTGCCCCGCGGGTACCAACGGAGGTTCCCCACGTCTGAGAGTTCGTCGTAGCCGACGAACTCCTTCTCACCCATCAGTGCGAAGTGCGGCGGTTCCTGGCCTTTACTCGCGGTGACGCCCTCGACTTCCGCGGCGATGAGCGCCTGGAAGTCCTCGCTGAACTGGGCTTTCGATTCGACCGGGTCGAGCAGGTCGCCGTCGGGCGTGCAGACGTACCACTCGCTCGGTTCGCGCTCCTCGGCCGCTTTTTCCTCGTCGCGGTGGGCACTGACGTGGCGCGAGAGTTCGGAGAGCGGGTGGCCCTTACAGGAGATTTCGAACGCCTTGTACCACCCGAACGGTGCGCGAAGCAGTTCGTAGTCGTCTTTCAGTTCGGCTTCGAGTTCGCGCATGACGCGCTTTGCGACGTCCGGTGGCGCGAGGTCGTCGCTCAGGTGGGCGTAGGGATACAACACCACCTTGTTTGCGTTCAGTTGGCTCGTGACGTCGCGGAGTTCGGCCGCGGCGTTTTCGACGACGCCGGAGACGCTCTCTGCGTCCCCCGATTCGACGCTGATGAAGACGGTGACGCAGTCGTCCATGCGCCCCTCCATGGCGACGCCGTCGGTTTCTGCGATGTCTCTGCCGGCCTCCTTCTTCGCTTCGAAGGAGAGATGGTCTGCGTGGATAAACAGGAGTTTCATTCGATTTGTTGGGTTGGATACGTGGATGTGGAAAGTCGTGGCAAACGGCAAGCCAGCGGCACGGCTACTTAGAAGGAGGCGAGTCCACGTGTTGTCCCGAACAACACACTCATAGCTAAGCAGACTTGACCCCACCAGATAAACCTGTCGTGGACTGACACGTACTCACACGGCCGATTGCGTCCGCGTCTCAACACACTTATTTTCCGTCTCTTTCTTACCTCGGCCATGAGCGAAATCGTCGTCACGTTGCCCGACGGTTCCGAACTCCACATGGAGTCGGGGTCGACCGTCGAAGACGTGGCATTCGAAATCGGACCCGGACTCGGCCGAGACACGGTCGCTGGCGTCGTAGACGGTGACCTCGTGGACAAGGACACCTCCCTGACCACGGACTGCCGCCTCGTCATCGTCACCCCACAGAGTGACGAGTATCTCACCGTCCTCCGCCACACCGGTGCGCACGTCTTCGCACAGGCCCTCCAGCGCCTCCACCCCGAAGCCAAACTCACGATTGGCCCGTGGACCGACGACGGTTTCTACTACGACATCACTGGCGTCGATTTAGACAGCGACGACTTGCGCGCAATCGAGGCCGAAGCCGAGAACATCATCGCAGAAGACCTCGATGTCGAACGCGTCGAACTCTCCCGCGAGGAGGCACTCGAGCTGTACGCGGACAACCCGTACAAACGCGACATCCTCGAAACCGAAGCGGCGGGCGACGACACACTCTCCTTCTACGAGCAGGGCGAGTTCAAAGACCTCTGTAAGGGCCCTCACGTCGAATCGACCGGCGAAATCGGCGCGTTCAAACTCTTAAACATCTCTTCGGCCTACTGGCGCGGCGACGAAGAAAACGATACCCTCACTCGCGTCTACGGGACGGCATTCAAATCTGAGAAGGACTTGGAAAAATTCTTAGAACAGCGCGAGGAGGCCAAAGAGCGCGACCACCGCAAACTCGGCCGTGAACTCGACCTCTTCTCGATTCCCGAAGTCACCGGCCCCGGCCTCCCGCTGTACCACCCGAACGGGAAGAAAATCCTCCAGCAGCTCGAAGGCTACGGCCAGTCGCTGAACGAGAACTTCGGCTACGACTACGTCGAGACGCCCCACCTGTTCCGGACGGAACTCTGGAAGCAGTCCGGTCACTACGACAACTACGTAGACGACATGTTCCTCCTCGACGTCAACGACGAGGAGTACGGCCTGAAGCCGATGAACTGCCCCGGCCACGCGACCATCTTCAAGCAGGGGTCGTGGAGTTACCGCGACCTCCCAGTTCGTTACGCAGAGAACGGGAAGGTCTATCGCAAGGAACAGCGCGGCGAACTCTCCGGGCTCTCCCGGGTCTGGGCGTTCACCATCGACGACGGCCACCTGTTCGTCCGCCCCGACCAGATTAAATCGGAAGTCGAAGACACGATGGACCTCATCTTCGAGGTGCTCGAAACGTTCGACTTAGATTACAAAGTCGCCCTCGCCACTCGCCCCGAGAAATCCGTCGGCAGCGACGAAATCTGGGAGCAAGCCGAGACGCAACTGAAGACCGTCCTCGACGACTCGGCCATCGACTACCGCCTCGAAGACGGCGATGGCGCGTTCTACGGGCCGAAAATCGACTTCTCGTTCGAGGACGCCCTCGGCCGGGTCTGGGACGGGCCGACGGTCCAACTCGACTTCAACATGCCGGAGCGCTTCGACCTCACCTACACCGGCGAGGACAACGAGGACCACCGCCCGGTGATGATTCACCGCGCCCTCTACGGCTCCTTCGAGCGCTTCTTCATGGTGCTCATCGAGCACTACAACGGCAAGTTCCCAACGTGGCTCGCCCCAGAGCAGGTGCGCATCCTGCCCGTGAGCGACGACAACATCCCGTACGCGAAGGAACTCAAACACCGACTGGGCGACTTCCGTGTCACCATCGAGGACCGCTCGTGGACGGTCGGTCGGAAGATTCAGCAGGCCCACACCGACCGCGTGCCCTACCAGATTATCGTCGGCGGCGAAGAGGAAGCAGACCGCACCATCTCCGTGCGCGACCGAAAAGAGCGCGACCGCAACGACGTGCAGTTAGCCGACTTCAAGGCGCATCTCGAATCCGAACAGGAAGAGAAGCGGCTGGAACCGGATTTCCTCGAGTAAATCAGCCCAGTCGCAGGCACGTTTATCCTGTTTCCCCCCGAACCTCCACTTGTCTGGCGACCCCGCCACGACGTGTATTGCGTTGCAATTTCCAACCGTAACAGGGTCAAATCTAGAAGGGAAGGAGTACCACCTGCCGCGGGACTTCGAGGGGGAGTTGAACCTCGTGTTCGTCGCCTTCCGCCGCGACCAGCAGGCTGACGTGGACTCCTGGGTACCGTTCGTCGAAGATTTATGCGCCACCCACGACGGGTTTCAGTACTACGAACTGCCCGTCCTGAGCCGCAGTTACCGGCTCGTCCGCCCGTTCATCGACGGCGGGATGCGCGCGAACATCGAGGACGTGAACACACGCGAACGCACGATTACGGCGTACATCGACAAACGGCCGTTCCGCTGGGAACTGGAAATTCTCTCGGAACACGCGATGCACGCCTTCCTCGTCACACGGGACGGGGAGGTCAGGTGGCACGCGCCCGGGCCGCTCACGGCCGGAAAGGCGGACGAACTCGAAAATCTGCTTCGAGAACCGGTCGCCGCCTGAGCCTGCGGGTCTGTTGCTGGGGTTCGGACGCCAACCGACCCGCTCAGTCGCCACCCGTTTTGTGACTCCCCTCCGTGTCCCGGAGGATGAACGAGCCAATCGAGAGCGTGTGCTTCGCCACCGTCGCGATGCGCATGACGAACGCGAGCAGGATGACGAACGGGACGATGGAGATGGCGGAGGCCGCGCTCACGACCCAGACGAGGTTGTCGAGGCCGAGGAACGTGCCCATCACGGAACTCGAATCGAGGTAGATGATGGACACCGTGGCGACGATGAGCGCCGGGATTGCGGAGTACATCATCGCCCGAGAGAGGTTGATGAGTTCCCACTGGAAGTAGAGCGTCTTGAAGTGCTCACGGGCAGGTCCGAAGAAGGTGAGGGCGTCGCGGAGTTTCTGGAGGGCTTCTGAGGCCTCGTCGTTGAGTTTGTCACCGTACTGGTTCTGGATGCGCCGCGCCTCGTACACCTTCCACGAGTAGTTGTAGTCGAGTGCCGCAGAGAGGACGTCGAAGGTGCCGAACTGGGCCTCGTCGAGCTCTTCTGTGACCTCGTCTGCGTTGCCGGTGACGCTGTCTGTAAATCGAGTGATGTGGTCGCGTTCGTCGTCATTCACGTTCCCGTCGAGGGCGTCTTTGAGCTCCGCTGCGTGCTTTCCAGAGAATTCGATGATGGTCTTGAGAAAGCGCGAGGGTTCTGCGGGGCTGACCTGCACGCCGAGGGCTTCCTCCACGTCGGTCTGGAACTGCATCGCGCCCTCCATGCGGTCTCGCTGGTCGCCGATGGGGCCGAGTTCCTGTGAGAGGACGAGTTGGTTCAGCGTCACCACCAGCGTCACGCCGGTGATGATGGCGGTGACGAACGCCTGAAACAGCGTCTCAGTCGGGTCCTTGCTCGACATCGTCTTTCGAATCAGGGTGGGGTCGAGCGCCCCGAGAATGACGAGTGTCACGAAAAAGGCGACTAACAGCAGTCCGGCGACGAGCCAACGGTTTGCGCCCATGAGAAACCAGAGTTTCACACGGCTTTCCGGGACACGACCCCGCATCGTGTCACTCGGCTCGTCAGTTCCATTGCTCATGCAACGAGGAATACTGGCGCGGCAAAAGGGTTGGTGGCTACCCGGTTAGTTTTCTTCTTCTTTGATGTCTTCGAGTTCGGCTTCGACTTCGGGATCCGTCGTCTCCGCTTCTGTCTCCGCTTCCGTCTCTGCGTCCATCTCGGTTTCCGATTCCGCCTTCGGCGTGGACTTGCCGGCTTCGGCCTTTAGCGTCTCCAGTTCGGCCTCGACTTCGTTGTCTGTCGAGAGCGATTCGAGTTCGCGGTCGATGGAGTCCTTGTCGGAGAGTGCGTCCTCGAACGCGCCGGTCTCTTCGAGTTCGTCGAGCGCCTCAGCCCGGGCCTCCATGTCGTCGGTACGTTCGCGGGCGCGGTCGATGGCCCGTGAAACGTCCTCCATCTCCTTGCCTGCGCCGGTCATCGCCTCGGAGACGCGGGTGCTCGCCTCTGCGGCCTCGTAGCGAGCCTTGATGGTCTCCTTCTGGGTGCGGAACTCCTCGATGCGGTTCTGGAGTTCGTTCTTCTTCGAGACGAGGTTGTCCTGGGTGTTCTGCAGATTGGCGATTTGGCCCTCCAGTTCCTCAATCTGGGTCATCTTCTGTTTTTTCTTCTCCAGGGCCTGCCGCGCGAGGTCGTCGCGATCCTGGTTGACCGCCTCGCGTGCCTGTCGGTTGTGCTTCTCTACGTTCTCCTCCAATCGACGCTTCTGGATTTCGAGGCGCTTTTTCTGCGTCGTGAGGTCTGCGATGCCGCGTTTTACGTCCTGTAGCTCGTCGCGCATCTGCTCGTAAGAGTAATCGAGCGTCTCAGTCGGGTCCTCCACCCGATTGAGCAGCGCGTTGATTTTAGACCGGATGACGTACGACATGCGCGCGAAGATTCCCATGGGTGCTATTGGCCATG
This sequence is a window from Haladaptatus sp. QDMS2. Protein-coding genes within it:
- a CDS encoding helix-turn-helix domain-containing protein; the encoded protein is MTESTNPNTAVDLLQQLGLKEYEARCFVALTQLPTGTAKEISELADIPRTRVYDAIRVLEAEGLVSVQHGSPRQFRAVSVSEAAETLRLQYLDRIESLERTLNNLSKPEANSDTESAEVWTLNSRHAIESRTLELIDEAESEIVLVLADDAMLSDPLFERLKSAKDRGLDVIVGGFSPSVISRLSDELTMISVFESELDWLTGQHVAGEAAVGRLLLTDKSNLFVSSIQGDMSQTGNTTEEHAVFASGLTNGLVVIARRLISTGRNSLD
- a CDS encoding DUF1405 domain-containing protein, with translation MIPERYARYYLENAPSLTWLVFANAVAILVGIRFYVETMPGVSTFLWPFYTDSPTAVFLATLSLVVLVPNLGRRLDDAPQNLALAYLHTFAFVWLVKYGIWTAIALNLGFSLYFPEVWAYFGIILTHLGFVGEAYLIPHYGKTTRGALLAALGALLVNDYIDYGLGLYPPLRYEPGIVLPLVTVLLSVGTVWLASRAFDRYDATAR
- a CDS encoding DUF5802 family protein; this encodes MFERFSSGYYVGQLYVEPYDGDVALMHQSQHERVNEQVYATAGVARADYPLVMKLGHCHFSVHADAGVPEYSLFVPESLNRAVGLENPPERREVWLARANRAQQLLRIAGAVA
- a CDS encoding Vms1/Ankzf1 family peptidyl-tRNA hydrolase, with product MFDDLLGRTELKSRIEELEEEKRHLERQLEAEQDRRADAVSARQTAEERVNRLEDRIASLEGRLDQPDEERSLAVRREERLRGDRLEEVLSRLESVRTGPEGALSAVVTESVPEDVSDLLDDRAALVSQAVPCVFFGDDAGLVSVVLEPPLVPDERTTWDDHFAFDRAWFEPTGTFAFALVRSDLFALGEYDGRERVSLTGFETDVKSNHSKGGFSQGRFERIREGQIADHVQRCLDAVERIDADRLIVVGERTVLGKFKEHADATRTVDATGDPETALDDAFRDFFTTRLSTI
- a CDS encoding DUF1611 domain-containing protein — encoded protein: MDIALLAHEKFPDDAKTALGILRYSDDNVVAVLDRDSPGTRVHDTTPDVQDAPVVASIDDVEADYDALVIGIAPIGGGFDDSWRDDVRTALKAGKDVISGLHYFLEEDEEFARLAEENGAELWDVRKPHDGLSVAKGIADSVDAEVILTVGTDCSVGKMTVSLELARRAQERGIDAEFIPTGQTGIMIEGWGNPIDRVISDFTAGAVEEMILEKGNDHDYLFVEGQGTIIHPAYSAVTCGILHGSMADKLILCHASGREAIHGYESFALPDFQTYKNLYEDLARPVHQTEVVAGALNTRSIKDDEEAASAVEAYADAIDAPAQDPVRFDPDTILDEVL
- a CDS encoding dipeptide epimerase: MSLDASFERVALPLENPFTIARGTQEVAENVIVRIEDDEGTVGVGGAAPSEHYGETAATVEAVMPDLLAVVEEVGDPHALDEIERKMQARVNRNPAARVAVSIALHDLVAKRVDLPLYRYWGLDADQAPDTSFTIGIDTKETMYEKTRDAVEAGYEILKIKVGTDRDEEIIETVREAAPDATIRVDANEGWTPRKAVEMCHLLAEYDVEFVEQPVPAEDPEGLKFVYERSPLPIAADESCITLADIPQIADRVDIANLKLMKCGSLREALRMIHTARAHGLEVMLGCMIESNASIAAAAHLAPLLDYVDIDGSLLLAEDEYDGIPMPAGVLEFDPALPGTGARRS
- a CDS encoding NAD(P)-dependent oxidoreductase, with the translated sequence MHVFMAGATGVLGRRLVAELAREGHEVYGLSRSPRGDELVRAAGGEPCRGDVLDYESLCMAAAGADVIVNAATAAPKTRDPTSEDWARNDEVRRQGTQNLTALASRVGADQYVHQSIVWVARREDGGPFSEEDDWNPTPHTQAEADAERLAIDARMAFGYDVTILRCGWLYAPEATHTQLIAQGLLAGEMPIIGSGLFGRGDAHLSCLHAEDAARAFTTVIDRRTDGLWHVVDDEAVTTANYLMEFARLLGASKPRRVPAWLAKYTTGTDAARFFSHSMQTTNEPFCEETGWRPHYGSYRDGLSQVVRDWEQDGTLNERHGSAEWAGEKAESVLWRTA